A window of the Verminephrobacter eiseniae EF01-2 genome harbors these coding sequences:
- a CDS encoding MlaD family protein, producing the protein MENKSHALAAGLFVLLVAAMLAGLSLWLTRDNAYYEEYELSTRDGVSGLQPQANVRYKGVAVGKVTRIGFDPQVNGNVLIRIAVNEQAPISPTTYAVLGYQGVTGLAHVLLDDAATPYPALPPGPGGLPRLPLKPSPFGRLAEQAPTILAQADEATRRINQLLGDGNQQLLTEALGHFSQVASHIDTLTRRLDASVAQRLDSALAALPPLADDARKTLQSLQQASASVSALASDIGRTSQRLNAEDGAIDQISHGTRALTHAAEQFGSTTLPRLNRAADDIARAARQINRTASGVADNPQLLLYGPGRIPPGPGETGFTAP; encoded by the coding sequence ATGGAAAACAAATCCCATGCCCTCGCCGCAGGCTTGTTCGTGCTGCTGGTCGCCGCCATGCTGGCGGGCCTGAGCCTCTGGCTCACGCGCGACAACGCCTACTACGAGGAGTACGAACTCTCCACCCGGGACGGCGTGAGCGGCCTGCAGCCCCAAGCCAATGTGCGCTACAAGGGCGTGGCCGTCGGCAAAGTCACGCGCATCGGCTTTGATCCGCAGGTCAACGGCAATGTGCTGATCCGCATTGCCGTCAACGAACAAGCGCCCATCAGCCCCACCACCTATGCCGTGCTCGGCTATCAGGGCGTGACGGGCCTGGCCCATGTGCTGCTCGACGATGCCGCCACACCTTACCCCGCGCTGCCCCCCGGCCCCGGCGGCTTACCGCGCTTGCCGCTCAAACCCTCGCCATTCGGCAGGCTGGCCGAGCAGGCCCCCACCATCCTGGCACAGGCCGACGAAGCCACGCGCCGCATCAACCAACTGCTGGGCGATGGCAACCAGCAGTTGCTGACCGAAGCCCTGGGCCATTTCAGCCAAGTTGCCAGCCATATCGACACCCTCACCCGGCGGCTCGACGCCAGCGTTGCCCAGCGTCTGGACTCGGCCCTGGCTGCACTGCCGCCACTGGCCGACGACGCCCGCAAAACCTTGCAGTCGCTGCAACAGGCCAGCGCCAGCGTATCGGCCCTGGCCAGCGACATCGGCAGAACCAGCCAGCGCCTGAACGCCGAAGACGGTGCCATCGACCAGATCAGCCACGGCACCCGGGCCTTGACTCATGCGGCCGAGCAGTTTGGCAGCACCACGCTGCCGCGCCTGAACCGCGCCGCAGACGATATTGCACGCGCAGCGCGCCAGATCAACCGCACAGCAAGCGGCGTCGCCGACAACCCGCAACTGCTCCTCTACGGCCCGGGCCGCATCCCGCCCGGCCCCGGCGAAACCGGCTTTACCGCACCCTGA
- a CDS encoding ABC-type transport auxiliary lipoprotein family protein, with product MNTIKSKASGSGAIAIHGLGLLGAMLLTGCAALPAVPTRPMLYDFGPASVAPAPAGRRAALPALVLADVEAPGLPDGSSAVLYRLAYADARQLHPYSHARWSQPPAQLLQQQLREQIGRRRAVLKADDGAAQSRGATRSGHLLLRVELEEFSHLFNSPTQSAGVVRLRATMVERTPTGESLRGQRVFIMQKPARSTDAAGGVAALAEASTQLASELAEWVEQVESTPH from the coding sequence ATGAACACCATCAAAAGCAAGGCATCTGGTTCTGGCGCCATAGCCATTCATGGCCTGGGGCTGCTGGGCGCCATGCTGCTGACCGGCTGCGCGGCGCTGCCCGCAGTGCCAACCCGCCCCATGCTGTACGACTTTGGTCCCGCCAGCGTGGCACCGGCACCGGCCGGGCGCCGTGCAGCGCTGCCGGCGTTGGTCCTGGCCGATGTAGAGGCGCCGGGCCTGCCCGATGGCAGCAGCGCAGTGCTCTACCGCCTGGCCTATGCCGACGCCCGACAACTGCACCCCTACAGCCATGCCCGCTGGAGCCAGCCGCCCGCCCAATTGCTGCAGCAGCAACTGCGCGAGCAGATCGGCCGGCGCCGCGCCGTCCTCAAGGCCGACGACGGCGCTGCCCAGAGCCGGGGCGCCACCCGCAGCGGCCATCTGCTGCTGCGCGTGGAACTGGAGGAGTTCAGCCACCTGTTCAACAGCCCGACACAAAGCGCCGGCGTCGTGCGCCTGCGCGCCACCATGGTCGAGCGCACCCCGACGGGCGAATCACTGCGCGGGCAGCGGGTGTTCATCATGCAAAAGCCTGCCCGCTCAACCGATGCCGCCGGCGGGGTGGCTGCGCTGGCCGAAGCCTCGACACAGTTGGCCAGCGAGTTGGCCGAATGGGTGGAGCAGGTGGAGTCCACGCCGCACTGA